The Macaca nemestrina isolate mMacNem1 chromosome 12, mMacNem.hap1, whole genome shotgun sequence genome contains a region encoding:
- the LOC139357540 gene encoding LOW QUALITY PROTEIN: uncharacterized protein (The sequence of the model RefSeq protein was modified relative to this genomic sequence to represent the inferred CDS: deleted 2 bases in 1 codon), whose amino-acid sequence MCGASGQLPMRCKHQGIQLIPHSPLRPGLDWVWCVCVCVYVCVLVHLSNHPSIHPSIHPSIHPGIHSFYMPNVGQAQETQRGEPSGSPQSGKGSRSRHSESTLETGTITDGSQVLWVPQGGIASGGLGKPSQVRLVAQVGVHLVPIVEVVARYSGSRL is encoded by the exons ATGTGTGGTGCCAGTGGCCAGCTCCCCATGAGATGCAAACATCAGGGGATCCAGCTAATACCTCATTCCCCCTTGAGGCCTGGCCTAGactgggtgtggtgtgtgtgtgtgtgtgtgtatgtgtgtgtacttgtTCATCtgtccaaccatccatccatccatccatccatccatccatccatccatccagggattcattcattctacaTGCCTAATGTGGGCCAGGCTCAAGAGACCCAGAGAGGAGAGCCC TCTGGGAGTCCCCAGTCTGGTAAAGGAAGCAGGAGTAGGCACAGTGAGAGCACATTAGAAACAGGCACAATCACAGATGGAAGCCAGGTGCTGTGGGTGCCCCAAGGAGGAATTGCTTCGGGTGGATTAGGGAAGCCTTCCCAGGTAAGGCTTGTAGCACAGGTAGGAGTTCATTTGGTGCCAATAGTAGAAGtagtggccaggtacagtggctcacgcctgtaa